From a single Brassica napus cultivar Da-Ae chromosome C9, Da-Ae, whole genome shotgun sequence genomic region:
- the LOC125592546 gene encoding uncharacterized protein LOC125592546 has product MDYLFWRKNSIIEPERDRDPYPWILWYIWKARNDKLFRGIDRDPLELVRHAESECQAWFDANEAVQPVLQPVVQANIPEIVQVIRLGNICLLDGSWTSSAHFSGCGWVWMDSAENIQLMGTKNFTRRE; this is encoded by the coding sequence ATGGATTATCTGTTTTGGAGGAAGAATAGCATCATCGAGCCAGAACGAGACagagatccttatccctggatactatggtatatttggaaggctagAAATGACAAACTCTTCAGAGGAATAGATAGAGATCCATTGGAGCTAGTTCGACACGCAGAGAGTGAATGTCAAGCATGGTTTGATGCTAACGAAGCGGTACAACCAGTGTTACAACCAGTGGTTCAAGCTAATATCCCTGAGATAGTCCAAGTCATACGTTTGGGTAATATATGCTtgctagatggatcttggacatctTCTGCTCACTTTAGTGGATGCGGCTGGGTATGGATGGACAGTGCTGAGAATATTCAACTTATGGGAACAAAGAATTTCACTCGACGTGAATAA